In a single window of the Coregonus clupeaformis isolate EN_2021a chromosome 10, ASM2061545v1, whole genome shotgun sequence genome:
- the LOC121575095 gene encoding phospholipase DDHD2-like isoform X3: MNGVIEGVYEPVQHHWFHCEQQVDCKDSWLPFSREDSLRLEEAHKHGETRGAEEVVVSTEGRRFDVRLKERRRYAVYWEQPPSEVRRSSWFHKGDKDNSYTPYPENTSLVLEEAYMISVTLNDWKRKLEFHTGETVVLHSRKFMTQQQTIPSKDWISLPSASEQSRPRTVKRGLEGISIEIPEGEPYQVDHLVFMVHGIGPACDIQLRGVVQCVNDFRGASLSLLSSHFKQSQDGAHMGRVEYLPVNWHQVLHGDATGVDEDIQRITLPSISRLRQFSNSTVLDLFFYNSPTYCQTIIDTVASEINRLHHIFLQRHPQFTGAVSLTGHSLGSLILFDLLTNQEIHNTDEKISSVSSPSEATSINFESFEETLRNFGLGEFFKMLTKEQMDLESLALCSEKDLKDLGIPLGPRKKIMCLLKRWREESMTGTSHPVPGVPGVYSQVQEQPTPLSDAPSTSPVDFKNFDIGIGQVSIVYPQLAFKPQAFFALGSPIGMFLTVRGLKRIDPKYSLPTCKSFYNIYHPYDPVAFRIEPMVVSPGVDLPPMLIPHHKGRKRMHLELKDSLTRVSSDLLLSISTLRGVWQTLTTLPVNTLPPVARVGTTAALPPQESEEIKNISFGMLNGGRRFDYVLQEKPLESFNEYLFAIQSHLCYWDSEDTVLLLLREIYEGKGILL; this comes from the exons ATGAACGGTGTGATAGAAGGTGTATATGAGCCGGTGCAGCACCATTGGTTCCACTGCGAGCAGCAGGTGGACTGTAAAGACTCCTGGCTCCCTTTCAGCAGAGAGGACTCACTAAGGCTGGAAGAGGCACACAAACATG GGGAGACCCGTGGGGCGGAGGAGGTGGTGGTATCCACAGAGGGTAGGCGGTTCGATgtgaggctgaaggagaggaggcGCTACGCGGTGTACTGGGAGCAGCCCCCCTCGGAGGTGAGGCGCAGCTCCTGGTTCCACAAAGGAGACAAGGACAACTCCTACACCCCTTACCCAGAGAACACCAGCCTCGTCCTGGAG GAGGCTTACATGATATCAGTGACGCTGAATGACTGGAAGAGGAAGTTAGAATTCCACACTGGAGAAACGGTGGTGTTGCACAGCCGTAAG TTTATGACACAGCAACAGACGATCCCCTCAAAAGACTGGATAAGcttaccctctgcctctgagcAGAGTCGACCCAGGACCGTCAAAAGGGGGCTGGAGGGTATTTCAATAGAGATACCTGAAG GAGAGCCTTACCAAGTGGATCACCTTGTCTTCATGGTACATGGCATTGGACCGGCATGTGACATCCAGCTGCGTGGGGTCGTTCAATGTG TGAATGATTTCCGTGGTGCTTCACTCAGCCTGCTGAGCAGTCACTTCAAGCAGAGCCAAGATGGCGCCCACATGGGACGTGTGGAGTACCTGCCAGTCAACTGGCACCAGGTGCTGCATGGGGACGCCACTGGGGTGGACGA GGATATCCAAAGGATCACCCTGCCCAGCATCAGTCGTCTGCGTCAGTTCAGCAACAGCACGGTGTTGGACCTGTTCTTCTACAACAGCCCCACCTACTGCCAGACCATCATAGACACCGTGGCCTCAGAGATCAACCGCCTCCACCACATCTTCCTTCAGCGCCACCCACAATTCACTGGGGCAGTGTCACTGACTGGACACAGTCTGG GTTCTCTGATCCTCTTTGACCTTCTGACAAATCAAGAAATACATAACACAGATGAAAAGATA AGTAGCGTCAGCAGCCCAAGTGAAGCAACCTCCATTAACTTTGAGAGCTTTGAGGAAACACTTAGGAACTTTGGATTGGGCGAGTTTTTCAAAATGCTTACAAAGGAGCAGATGGACTTAGAATCACTg GCTCTCTGTTCAGAGAAGGACTTGAAGGACTTGGGAATACCCTTGGGGCCTCGCAAGAAGATCATGTGCTTgttgaagagatggagagag GAATCCATGACAGGAACATCCCACCCAGTTCCTGGCGTTCCAGGTGTGTATTCCCAGGTCCAAGAACAACCAACGCCCCTCTCAGACGCCCCCTCCACCAGCCCAGtggatttcaagaactttgacatTGGCAttggccag GTGTCCATTGTGTACCCTCAGCTGGCCTTCAAGCCGCAGGCCTTCTTTGCCTTGGGGTCTCCTATAGGGATGTTCCTGACGGTGCGCGGCCTGAAGAGGATCGACCCCAAATACAGCCTCCCCACCTGCAAGAGCTTCTACAACATCTACCATCCA TATGACCCGGTGGCCTTCAGGATTGAGCCCATGGTGGTGTCTCCAGGGGTGGACCTGCCCCCAATGCTGATCCCACATCACAAGGGCAGGAAGAGGATGCATCTCG AGCTGAAAGACAGCTTGACGCGAGTCAGCTCAGATCTGCTGCTCTCCATCAGTACTCTCCGTGGTGTGTGGCAGACCCTCACCACGCTACCTGTTAACACACTGCCCCCAGTGGCCAGGGTAGGAACCACAGCTGCACTGCCACCTCAGGAGTCAGAAG AGATTAAGAATATCAGTTTTGGAATGTTGAATGGTGGACGTCGGTTTGATTACGTCCTTCAAGAGAAACCCCTAGAGAGCTTCAACGAATATCTGTTTGCTATTCAGAGCCATCTGTGCTACTG GGATTCTGAGGATACTGTGTTGCTGCTTTTGAGAGAAATCTACGAGGGGAAGGGAATCCTTCTCTAG
- the LOC121575095 gene encoding phospholipase DDHD2-like isoform X2 — protein MNGVIEGVYEPVQHHWFHCEQQVDCKDSWLPFSREDSLRLEEAHKHGETRGAEEVVVSTEGRRFDVRLKERRRYAVYWEQPPSEVRRSSWFHKGDKDNSYTPYPENTSLVLEEAYMISVTLNDWKRKLEFHTGETVVLHSRKFMTQQQTIPSKDWISLPSASEQSRPRTVKRGLEGISIEIPEGEPYQVDHLVFMVHGIGPACDIQLRGVVQCVNDFRGASLSLLSSHFKQSQDGAHMGRVEYLPVNWHQVLHGDATGVDEDIQRITLPSISRLRQFSNSTVLDLFFYNSPTYCQTIIDTVASEINRLHHIFLQRHPQFTGAVSLTGHSLGSLILFDLLTNQEIHNTDEKISSVSSPSEATSINFESFEETLRNFGLGEFFKMLTKEQMDLESLALCSEKDLKDLGIPLGPRKKIMCLLKRWREQESMTGTSHPVPGVPGVYSQVQEQPTPLSDAPSTSPVDFKNFDIGIGQVSIVYPQLAFKPQAFFALGSPIGMFLTVRGLKRIDPKYSLPTCKSFYNIYHPYDPVAFRIEPMVVSPGVDLPPMLIPHHKGRKRMHLELKDSLTRVSSDLLLSISTLRGVWQTLTTLPVNTLPPVARVGTTAALPPQESEEIKNISFGMLNGGRRFDYVLQEKPLESFNEYLFAIQSHLCYWDSEDTVLLLLREIYEGKGILL, from the exons ATGAACGGTGTGATAGAAGGTGTATATGAGCCGGTGCAGCACCATTGGTTCCACTGCGAGCAGCAGGTGGACTGTAAAGACTCCTGGCTCCCTTTCAGCAGAGAGGACTCACTAAGGCTGGAAGAGGCACACAAACATG GGGAGACCCGTGGGGCGGAGGAGGTGGTGGTATCCACAGAGGGTAGGCGGTTCGATgtgaggctgaaggagaggaggcGCTACGCGGTGTACTGGGAGCAGCCCCCCTCGGAGGTGAGGCGCAGCTCCTGGTTCCACAAAGGAGACAAGGACAACTCCTACACCCCTTACCCAGAGAACACCAGCCTCGTCCTGGAG GAGGCTTACATGATATCAGTGACGCTGAATGACTGGAAGAGGAAGTTAGAATTCCACACTGGAGAAACGGTGGTGTTGCACAGCCGTAAG TTTATGACACAGCAACAGACGATCCCCTCAAAAGACTGGATAAGcttaccctctgcctctgagcAGAGTCGACCCAGGACCGTCAAAAGGGGGCTGGAGGGTATTTCAATAGAGATACCTGAAG GAGAGCCTTACCAAGTGGATCACCTTGTCTTCATGGTACATGGCATTGGACCGGCATGTGACATCCAGCTGCGTGGGGTCGTTCAATGTG TGAATGATTTCCGTGGTGCTTCACTCAGCCTGCTGAGCAGTCACTTCAAGCAGAGCCAAGATGGCGCCCACATGGGACGTGTGGAGTACCTGCCAGTCAACTGGCACCAGGTGCTGCATGGGGACGCCACTGGGGTGGACGA GGATATCCAAAGGATCACCCTGCCCAGCATCAGTCGTCTGCGTCAGTTCAGCAACAGCACGGTGTTGGACCTGTTCTTCTACAACAGCCCCACCTACTGCCAGACCATCATAGACACCGTGGCCTCAGAGATCAACCGCCTCCACCACATCTTCCTTCAGCGCCACCCACAATTCACTGGGGCAGTGTCACTGACTGGACACAGTCTGG GTTCTCTGATCCTCTTTGACCTTCTGACAAATCAAGAAATACATAACACAGATGAAAAGATA AGTAGCGTCAGCAGCCCAAGTGAAGCAACCTCCATTAACTTTGAGAGCTTTGAGGAAACACTTAGGAACTTTGGATTGGGCGAGTTTTTCAAAATGCTTACAAAGGAGCAGATGGACTTAGAATCACTg GCTCTCTGTTCAGAGAAGGACTTGAAGGACTTGGGAATACCCTTGGGGCCTCGCAAGAAGATCATGTGCTTgttgaagagatggagagag CAGGAATCCATGACAGGAACATCCCACCCAGTTCCTGGCGTTCCAGGTGTGTATTCCCAGGTCCAAGAACAACCAACGCCCCTCTCAGACGCCCCCTCCACCAGCCCAGtggatttcaagaactttgacatTGGCAttggccag GTGTCCATTGTGTACCCTCAGCTGGCCTTCAAGCCGCAGGCCTTCTTTGCCTTGGGGTCTCCTATAGGGATGTTCCTGACGGTGCGCGGCCTGAAGAGGATCGACCCCAAATACAGCCTCCCCACCTGCAAGAGCTTCTACAACATCTACCATCCA TATGACCCGGTGGCCTTCAGGATTGAGCCCATGGTGGTGTCTCCAGGGGTGGACCTGCCCCCAATGCTGATCCCACATCACAAGGGCAGGAAGAGGATGCATCTCG AGCTGAAAGACAGCTTGACGCGAGTCAGCTCAGATCTGCTGCTCTCCATCAGTACTCTCCGTGGTGTGTGGCAGACCCTCACCACGCTACCTGTTAACACACTGCCCCCAGTGGCCAGGGTAGGAACCACAGCTGCACTGCCACCTCAGGAGTCAGAAG AGATTAAGAATATCAGTTTTGGAATGTTGAATGGTGGACGTCGGTTTGATTACGTCCTTCAAGAGAAACCCCTAGAGAGCTTCAACGAATATCTGTTTGCTATTCAGAGCCATCTGTGCTACTG GGATTCTGAGGATACTGTGTTGCTGCTTTTGAGAGAAATCTACGAGGGGAAGGGAATCCTTCTCTAG
- the LOC121575095 gene encoding phospholipase DDHD2-like isoform X1, with amino-acid sequence MNGVIEGVYEPVQHHWFHCEQQVDCKDSWLPFSREDSLRLEEAHKHGETRGAEEVVVSTEGRRFDVRLKERRRYAVYWEQPPSEVRRSSWFHKGDKDNSYTPYPENTSLVLEEAYMISVTLNDWKRKLEFHTGETVVLHSRKFMTQQQTIPSKDWISLPSASEQSRPRTVKRGLEGISIEIPEGEPYQVDHLVFMVHGIGPACDIQLRGVVQCVNDFRGASLSLLSSHFKQSQDGAHMGRVEYLPVNWHQVLHGDATGVDEDIQRITLPSISRLRQFSNSTVLDLFFYNSPTYCQTIIDTVASEINRLHHIFLQRHPQFTGAVSLTGHSLGSLILFDLLTNQEIHNTDEKISSVSSPSEATSINFESFEETLRNFGLGEFFKMLTKEQMDLESLALCSEKDLKDLGIPLGPRKKIMCLLKRWREKQESMTGTSHPVPGVPGVYSQVQEQPTPLSDAPSTSPVDFKNFDIGIGQVSIVYPQLAFKPQAFFALGSPIGMFLTVRGLKRIDPKYSLPTCKSFYNIYHPYDPVAFRIEPMVVSPGVDLPPMLIPHHKGRKRMHLELKDSLTRVSSDLLLSISTLRGVWQTLTTLPVNTLPPVARVGTTAALPPQESEEIKNISFGMLNGGRRFDYVLQEKPLESFNEYLFAIQSHLCYWDSEDTVLLLLREIYEGKGILL; translated from the exons ATGAACGGTGTGATAGAAGGTGTATATGAGCCGGTGCAGCACCATTGGTTCCACTGCGAGCAGCAGGTGGACTGTAAAGACTCCTGGCTCCCTTTCAGCAGAGAGGACTCACTAAGGCTGGAAGAGGCACACAAACATG GGGAGACCCGTGGGGCGGAGGAGGTGGTGGTATCCACAGAGGGTAGGCGGTTCGATgtgaggctgaaggagaggaggcGCTACGCGGTGTACTGGGAGCAGCCCCCCTCGGAGGTGAGGCGCAGCTCCTGGTTCCACAAAGGAGACAAGGACAACTCCTACACCCCTTACCCAGAGAACACCAGCCTCGTCCTGGAG GAGGCTTACATGATATCAGTGACGCTGAATGACTGGAAGAGGAAGTTAGAATTCCACACTGGAGAAACGGTGGTGTTGCACAGCCGTAAG TTTATGACACAGCAACAGACGATCCCCTCAAAAGACTGGATAAGcttaccctctgcctctgagcAGAGTCGACCCAGGACCGTCAAAAGGGGGCTGGAGGGTATTTCAATAGAGATACCTGAAG GAGAGCCTTACCAAGTGGATCACCTTGTCTTCATGGTACATGGCATTGGACCGGCATGTGACATCCAGCTGCGTGGGGTCGTTCAATGTG TGAATGATTTCCGTGGTGCTTCACTCAGCCTGCTGAGCAGTCACTTCAAGCAGAGCCAAGATGGCGCCCACATGGGACGTGTGGAGTACCTGCCAGTCAACTGGCACCAGGTGCTGCATGGGGACGCCACTGGGGTGGACGA GGATATCCAAAGGATCACCCTGCCCAGCATCAGTCGTCTGCGTCAGTTCAGCAACAGCACGGTGTTGGACCTGTTCTTCTACAACAGCCCCACCTACTGCCAGACCATCATAGACACCGTGGCCTCAGAGATCAACCGCCTCCACCACATCTTCCTTCAGCGCCACCCACAATTCACTGGGGCAGTGTCACTGACTGGACACAGTCTGG GTTCTCTGATCCTCTTTGACCTTCTGACAAATCAAGAAATACATAACACAGATGAAAAGATA AGTAGCGTCAGCAGCCCAAGTGAAGCAACCTCCATTAACTTTGAGAGCTTTGAGGAAACACTTAGGAACTTTGGATTGGGCGAGTTTTTCAAAATGCTTACAAAGGAGCAGATGGACTTAGAATCACTg GCTCTCTGTTCAGAGAAGGACTTGAAGGACTTGGGAATACCCTTGGGGCCTCGCAAGAAGATCATGTGCTTgttgaagagatggagagag AAGCAGGAATCCATGACAGGAACATCCCACCCAGTTCCTGGCGTTCCAGGTGTGTATTCCCAGGTCCAAGAACAACCAACGCCCCTCTCAGACGCCCCCTCCACCAGCCCAGtggatttcaagaactttgacatTGGCAttggccag GTGTCCATTGTGTACCCTCAGCTGGCCTTCAAGCCGCAGGCCTTCTTTGCCTTGGGGTCTCCTATAGGGATGTTCCTGACGGTGCGCGGCCTGAAGAGGATCGACCCCAAATACAGCCTCCCCACCTGCAAGAGCTTCTACAACATCTACCATCCA TATGACCCGGTGGCCTTCAGGATTGAGCCCATGGTGGTGTCTCCAGGGGTGGACCTGCCCCCAATGCTGATCCCACATCACAAGGGCAGGAAGAGGATGCATCTCG AGCTGAAAGACAGCTTGACGCGAGTCAGCTCAGATCTGCTGCTCTCCATCAGTACTCTCCGTGGTGTGTGGCAGACCCTCACCACGCTACCTGTTAACACACTGCCCCCAGTGGCCAGGGTAGGAACCACAGCTGCACTGCCACCTCAGGAGTCAGAAG AGATTAAGAATATCAGTTTTGGAATGTTGAATGGTGGACGTCGGTTTGATTACGTCCTTCAAGAGAAACCCCTAGAGAGCTTCAACGAATATCTGTTTGCTATTCAGAGCCATCTGTGCTACTG GGATTCTGAGGATACTGTGTTGCTGCTTTTGAGAGAAATCTACGAGGGGAAGGGAATCCTTCTCTAG
- the LOC121575095 gene encoding phospholipase DDHD2-like isoform X4, whose amino-acid sequence MNGVIEGVYEPVQHHWFHCEQQVDCKDSWLPFSREDSLRLEEAHKHGETRGAEEVVVSTEGRRFDVRLKERRRYAVYWEQPPSEVRRSSWFHKGDKDNSYTPYPENTSLVLEEAYMISVTLNDWKRKLEFHTGETVVLHSRKFMTQQQTIPSKDWISLPSASEQSRPRTVKRGLEGISIEIPEGEPYQVDHLVFMVHGIGPACDIQLRGVVQCVNDFRGASLSLLSSHFKQSQDGAHMGRVEYLPVNWHQVLHGDATGVDEDIQRITLPSISRLRQFSNSTVLDLFFYNSPTYCQTIIDTVASEINRLHHIFLQRHPQFTGAVSLTGHSLGSLILFDLLTNQEIHNTDEKISSVSSPSEATSINFESFEETLRNFGLGEFFKMLTKEQMDLESLALCSEKDLKDLGIPLGPRKKIMCLLKRWREKQESMTGTSHPVPGVPGVYSQVQEQPTPLSDAPSTSPVDFKNFDIGIGQVSIVYPQLAFKPQAFFALGSPIGMFLTVRGLKRIDPKYSLPTCKSFYNIYHPYDPVAFRIEPMVVSPGVDLPPMLIPHHKGRKRMHLELKDSLTRVSSDLLLSISTLRGVWQTLTTLPVNTLPPVARVGTTAALPPQESEGILRILCCCF is encoded by the exons ATGAACGGTGTGATAGAAGGTGTATATGAGCCGGTGCAGCACCATTGGTTCCACTGCGAGCAGCAGGTGGACTGTAAAGACTCCTGGCTCCCTTTCAGCAGAGAGGACTCACTAAGGCTGGAAGAGGCACACAAACATG GGGAGACCCGTGGGGCGGAGGAGGTGGTGGTATCCACAGAGGGTAGGCGGTTCGATgtgaggctgaaggagaggaggcGCTACGCGGTGTACTGGGAGCAGCCCCCCTCGGAGGTGAGGCGCAGCTCCTGGTTCCACAAAGGAGACAAGGACAACTCCTACACCCCTTACCCAGAGAACACCAGCCTCGTCCTGGAG GAGGCTTACATGATATCAGTGACGCTGAATGACTGGAAGAGGAAGTTAGAATTCCACACTGGAGAAACGGTGGTGTTGCACAGCCGTAAG TTTATGACACAGCAACAGACGATCCCCTCAAAAGACTGGATAAGcttaccctctgcctctgagcAGAGTCGACCCAGGACCGTCAAAAGGGGGCTGGAGGGTATTTCAATAGAGATACCTGAAG GAGAGCCTTACCAAGTGGATCACCTTGTCTTCATGGTACATGGCATTGGACCGGCATGTGACATCCAGCTGCGTGGGGTCGTTCAATGTG TGAATGATTTCCGTGGTGCTTCACTCAGCCTGCTGAGCAGTCACTTCAAGCAGAGCCAAGATGGCGCCCACATGGGACGTGTGGAGTACCTGCCAGTCAACTGGCACCAGGTGCTGCATGGGGACGCCACTGGGGTGGACGA GGATATCCAAAGGATCACCCTGCCCAGCATCAGTCGTCTGCGTCAGTTCAGCAACAGCACGGTGTTGGACCTGTTCTTCTACAACAGCCCCACCTACTGCCAGACCATCATAGACACCGTGGCCTCAGAGATCAACCGCCTCCACCACATCTTCCTTCAGCGCCACCCACAATTCACTGGGGCAGTGTCACTGACTGGACACAGTCTGG GTTCTCTGATCCTCTTTGACCTTCTGACAAATCAAGAAATACATAACACAGATGAAAAGATA AGTAGCGTCAGCAGCCCAAGTGAAGCAACCTCCATTAACTTTGAGAGCTTTGAGGAAACACTTAGGAACTTTGGATTGGGCGAGTTTTTCAAAATGCTTACAAAGGAGCAGATGGACTTAGAATCACTg GCTCTCTGTTCAGAGAAGGACTTGAAGGACTTGGGAATACCCTTGGGGCCTCGCAAGAAGATCATGTGCTTgttgaagagatggagagag AAGCAGGAATCCATGACAGGAACATCCCACCCAGTTCCTGGCGTTCCAGGTGTGTATTCCCAGGTCCAAGAACAACCAACGCCCCTCTCAGACGCCCCCTCCACCAGCCCAGtggatttcaagaactttgacatTGGCAttggccag GTGTCCATTGTGTACCCTCAGCTGGCCTTCAAGCCGCAGGCCTTCTTTGCCTTGGGGTCTCCTATAGGGATGTTCCTGACGGTGCGCGGCCTGAAGAGGATCGACCCCAAATACAGCCTCCCCACCTGCAAGAGCTTCTACAACATCTACCATCCA TATGACCCGGTGGCCTTCAGGATTGAGCCCATGGTGGTGTCTCCAGGGGTGGACCTGCCCCCAATGCTGATCCCACATCACAAGGGCAGGAAGAGGATGCATCTCG AGCTGAAAGACAGCTTGACGCGAGTCAGCTCAGATCTGCTGCTCTCCATCAGTACTCTCCGTGGTGTGTGGCAGACCCTCACCACGCTACCTGTTAACACACTGCCCCCAGTGGCCAGGGTAGGAACCACAGCTGCACTGCCACCTCAGGAGTCAGAAG GGATTCTGAGGATACTGTGTTGCTGCTTTTGA